In Drosophila pseudoobscura strain MV-25-SWS-2005 chromosome 4, UCI_Dpse_MV25, whole genome shotgun sequence, the following proteins share a genomic window:
- the LOC117183975 gene encoding adenylate cyclase, terminal-differentiation specific-like isoform X1: protein MDDPRKTMEMLLAEEGQSQREVEIIVERSTTTVDHSISMWSVDRTVTSVTSTATVVMAPSRQPGGVGVAQRPLRNTPPATVLWQHPDMQDLSSTLSFHAGSVATVQRSRSATLVDHMSQMMEHLQPKMETVQSKKKRSMSCSPKNWMRAVRPSLQEGQPRLEQPRQMYPNLEQPRQEHLIQEPRRQAYPGLEQPRQEQPRQVYPSLEQPRQEQPRQEQPRQEQSRQEQSRQEHLDREIDRIIRNTLKEGTVPAILVDGLRNYLRSNRDQRFNQLMKLQHDQRVRMQREFDRQQQVLIAQICTETDVTEYRYAIPQEQPECTRNRF from the exons ATGGATGATCCCCGCAAGACAATGGAGATGCTGTTGGCAGAGGAGGGACAGAGCCAGAGGGAGGTTGAAATCATAGTCGAGCGCTCGACCACGACCGTGGACCACAGTATTTCGATGTGGAGCGTAGACCGGACAGTGACCTCAGTGACCTCGACCGCAACCGTAGTAATGGCCCCCTCGCGACAACCCGGCGGAGTCGGTGTCGCTCAACGACCGCTGCGGAACACACCCCCGGCCACTGTGCTATGGCAGCACCCTGACATGCAGGATTTAAGTTCAACACTATCATTCCATGCCGGCAGTGTCGCTACCGTTCAACGATCGCGATCGGCTACCCTGGTGGACCACATGTCCCAGATGATGGAGCATTTGCAGCCCAAGATGGAGACGGTCCAGTCGAAGAAGAAGCGATCCATGTCCTGCTCTCCCAAGAACTGGATGCGTGCCGTCAGACCCAGCCTTCAGGAGGGGCAACCACGACTGGAGCAGCCACGCCAGATGTATCCGAATCTGGAGCAACCGCGACAGGAGCATCTGATTCAGGAGCCCCGACGCCAGGCCTATCCTGGGCTGGAGCAACCACGACAGGAGCAGCCACGCCAGGTGTATCCGAGTCTGGAGCAACCGCGCCAG GAGCAACCGCGCCAGGAGCAACCGCGCCAGGAGCAATCACGTCAGGAGCAATCACGACAGGAGCATCTGGATCGAGAAATCGACCGCATTATCAGGAACACCCTGAAAGAGGGGACGGTGCCCGCCATCCTTGTGGACGGACTGAGAAACTACCTTCGGAGCAACAGAGACCAGAGATTCAATCAGCTGATGAAGCTGCAGCATGACCAGCGCGTGCGGATGCAGCGCGAGTTTGatcgccagcagcaggtcCTCATTGCCCAGATTTGCACGGAAACCGACGTGACGGAATATCGCTACGCGATCCCCCAAGAGCAGCCGGAGTGCACCAGAAACCGATTTTAG
- the LOC117183975 gene encoding adenylate cyclase, terminal-differentiation specific-like isoform X2 translates to MDDPRKTMEMLLAEEGQSQREVEIIVERSTTTVDHSISMWSVDRTVTSVTSTATVVMAPSRQPGGVGVAQRPLRNTPPATVLWQHPDMQDLSSTLSFHAGSVATVQRSRSATLVDHMSQMMEHLQPKMETVQSKKKRSMSCSPKNWMRAVRPSLQEGQPRLEQPRQMYPNLEQPRQEHLIQEPRRQAYPGLEQPRQEQPRQVYPSLEQPRQEQPRQEQPRQEQSRQEQSRQEHLDREIDRIIRNTLKEGTVPAILVDGLRNYLRSNRDQRFNQLMKLQHDQRVRMQREFDRQQQVLIAQICTETDVTEYRYAIPQEQPECTRNRF, encoded by the exons ATGGATGATCCCCGCAAGACAATGGAGATGCTGTTGGCAGAGGAGGGACAGAGCCAGAGGGAGGTTGAAATCATAGTCGAGCGCTCGACCACGACCGTGGACCACAGTATTTCGATGTGGAGCGTAGACCGGACAGTGACCTCAGTGACCTCGACCGCAACCGTAGTAATGGCCCCCTCGCGACAACCCGGCGGAGTCGGTGTCGCTCAACGACCGCTGCGGAACACACCCCCGGCCACTGTGCTATGGCAGCACCCTGACATGCAGGATTTAAGTTCAACACTATCATTCCATGCCGGCAGTGTCGCTACCGTTCAACGATCGCGATCGGCTACCCTGGTGGACCACATGTCCCAGATGATGGAGCATTTGCAGCCCAAGATGGAGACGGTCCAGTCGAAGAAGAAGCGATCCATGTCCTGCTCTCCCAAGAACTGGATGCGTGCCGTCAGACCCAGCCTTCAGGAGGGGCAACCACGACTGGAGCAGCCACGCCAGATGTATCCGAATCTGGAGCAACCGCGACAGGAGCATCTGATTCAGGAGCCCCGACGCCAGGCCTATCCTGGGCTGGAGCAACCACGACAGGAGCAGCCACGCCAGGTGTATCCGAGTCTGGAGCAACCGCGCCAGGAGCAACCGCGGCAG GAGCAACCGCGCCAGGAGCAATCACGTCAGGAGCAATCACGACAGGAGCATCTGGATCGAGAAATCGACCGCATTATCAGGAACACCCTGAAAGAGGGGACGGTGCCCGCCATCCTTGTGGACGGACTGAGAAACTACCTTCGGAGCAACAGAGACCAGAGATTCAATCAGCTGATGAAGCTGCAGCATGACCAGCGCGTGCGGATGCAGCGCGAGTTTGatcgccagcagcaggtcCTCATTGCCCAGATTTGCACGGAAACCGACGTGACGGAATATCGCTACGCGATCCCCCAAGAGCAGCCGGAGTGCACCAGAAACCGATTTTAG